A section of the Mesorhizobium loti genome encodes:
- a CDS encoding polyhydroxyalkanoate depolymerase: protein MFYQLYELNHAALQPARLYADAVRMFYSNPLNPIAHTPWGRSVAAGAELFERTTRRYGKPAFGLGKTVVDWKSVEVTEKTVWSKPFCNLVRFERAVPAGRKPDPKLLIVAPMSGHYATLLRGTVEAMLPYADVHITDWVDARMVPLADGSFDLDDYIDYIVDMFHALGPDTHVMAVCQPSVPVLAAVALMEAKGDPFVPSTMTLMGGPIDTRRNPTAVNLLAEEKGIDWFRDNVVMRAPWPVPGFGREVYPGFLQLSGFMSMNLDRHIIAHKDFFMHLVKHDGDNAEKHRDFYDEYLAVMDLTAEFYLQTVDTVFVRHALPKGEMTHRGTRIDPSVIRNVALFTVEGENDDISGLGQTKAAQDLCVNIPADKKAHYMQPAVGHYGVFNGSRFRSEIVPRIVDFITSYGRQNRVAMKPKLVRTAKR from the coding sequence ATGTTCTATCAGCTCTATGAATTGAACCATGCGGCGCTGCAGCCGGCACGGCTTTATGCCGACGCGGTGCGGATGTTCTACTCCAACCCGCTCAATCCGATTGCCCACACGCCCTGGGGCCGCTCGGTCGCCGCGGGCGCGGAACTCTTCGAACGCACCACGCGCCGCTATGGCAAGCCCGCCTTCGGCCTCGGCAAGACCGTCGTCGACTGGAAGAGCGTCGAGGTCACCGAGAAGACCGTCTGGTCGAAGCCTTTCTGCAATCTGGTCCGCTTCGAACGCGCGGTGCCGGCCGGCCGCAAGCCGGATCCGAAGCTTCTGATCGTCGCGCCGATGTCGGGCCATTACGCCACGCTGCTGCGCGGCACGGTGGAAGCCATGCTGCCCTATGCCGATGTCCACATCACCGACTGGGTCGATGCCCGCATGGTGCCGCTGGCCGACGGCAGTTTCGATCTCGACGACTATATCGATTACATCGTCGACATGTTCCATGCGCTGGGTCCTGACACCCATGTGATGGCGGTGTGCCAGCCTTCCGTGCCGGTTCTGGCGGCGGTGGCGCTGATGGAGGCGAAGGGCGATCCCTTCGTGCCCTCGACCATGACCCTGATGGGCGGCCCGATCGACACCCGCCGCAACCCGACCGCGGTCAATCTCCTGGCCGAGGAAAAGGGCATCGACTGGTTCCGCGACAATGTCGTCATGCGCGCGCCCTGGCCGGTGCCGGGCTTCGGCCGCGAGGTCTATCCGGGCTTCCTGCAGCTGTCCGGCTTCATGAGCATGAACCTCGACCGCCACATCATCGCCCACAAGGACTTCTTCATGCACCTTGTGAAGCATGATGGCGACAACGCCGAGAAGCACCGCGACTTCTATGACGAATATCTGGCGGTCATGGACCTGACGGCCGAGTTCTACCTGCAGACCGTCGACACGGTCTTCGTTCGCCATGCCTTGCCCAAGGGCGAGATGACGCATCGCGGCACCCGTATCGACCCGTCGGTCATCCGCAATGTCGCCCTGTTCACGGTCGAGGGCGAGAATGACGACATATCGGGCCTCGGCCAGACCAAGGCGGCGCAGGATTTGTGCGTCAATATTCCGGCCGACAAGAAGGCCCATTACATGCAGCCGGCGGTCGGCCATTACGGCGTCTTCAACGGCTCGCGCTTCCGCTCCGAGATCGTGCCGCGCATCGTCGACTTCATCACCAGCTATGGCCGCCAGAACCGCGTCGCGATGAAGCCGAAGCTGGTCCGCACCGCCAAGCGATAG
- a CDS encoding septal ring lytic transglycosylase RlpA family protein — protein sequence MKNLNQTALVAVTIAAGLMVGASATSATAAAGQCGRASWYALHSKTASGERMNPSAMTAAHRTLPFGTKLRVTNQNNGKSVIVRINDRGPFIRGRVLDLSKGAAGQLGFIGSGHTSVCMARV from the coding sequence ATGAAGAACCTAAACCAGACCGCGCTTGTCGCGGTAACGATCGCTGCTGGCCTGATGGTCGGCGCTTCCGCCACTTCGGCGACCGCCGCCGCCGGCCAGTGCGGTCGCGCTTCCTGGTATGCGCTGCATTCGAAAACCGCATCGGGCGAGCGCATGAACCCTTCGGCGATGACCGCCGCCCACCGGACCTTGCCTTTCGGCACCAAATTGCGGGTCACCAACCAGAACAATGGCAAAAGCGTCATCGTGCGCATCAACGATCGCGGCCCGTTCATTCGCGGACGCGTACTCGACCTGTCGAAGGGCGCCGCCGGCCAGCTCGGCTTCATCGGTTCCGGCCATACCTCGGTCTGCATGGCACGCGTCTGA
- a CDS encoding ATP-binding cassette domain-containing protein produces the protein MTAASLTAARSFVATPAPARPAMAVEGRRAFAFKGVGKRFGDKTVLDGIDLEVPAGQFVAVIGKSGCGKSTLLRLLAGLDRPTSGSLTLGAGEEGHSRTRFMFQEPRLLPWASVVKNVEVGLNGIAAGADARQRALDILAEVGLADRADEWPSVLSGGQKQRVALARALVGHPQILALDEPLGALDALTRIEMQQLLERIWLAQKFTAVLVTHDVAEAVALADRVVVISAGKIALDLEVPVERPRRRGSAELARLEGTILDRLFG, from the coding sequence ATGACCGCCGCCAGCCTGACCGCCGCCCGATCCTTCGTCGCCACGCCGGCGCCGGCGCGACCGGCCATGGCGGTCGAAGGACGGCGCGCCTTCGCCTTCAAGGGCGTGGGAAAGCGCTTCGGCGACAAGACCGTGCTCGACGGCATCGACCTCGAAGTGCCGGCCGGGCAGTTCGTTGCCGTCATCGGCAAGAGCGGCTGCGGCAAGAGCACGCTGCTCCGGTTGCTGGCGGGGCTCGACCGCCCGACATCGGGATCGCTGACGCTTGGAGCCGGGGAAGAGGGTCACAGCCGCACCCGTTTCATGTTCCAGGAGCCGCGTCTGCTGCCCTGGGCCAGCGTGGTCAAAAATGTCGAGGTCGGGCTGAACGGCATCGCTGCCGGCGCGGACGCCAGGCAACGCGCGCTCGATATCCTTGCCGAGGTTGGCCTCGCCGATCGCGCCGATGAATGGCCCTCGGTGCTGTCCGGCGGCCAGAAGCAGCGCGTGGCGCTGGCCCGCGCATTGGTCGGCCACCCGCAGATCCTGGCGCTCGACGAGCCGCTCGGCGCGCTCGACGCGCTGACCCGCATCGAGATGCAGCAATTGCTGGAGCGCATCTGGCTCGCCCAGAAATTCACCGCCGTGCTGGTCACGCACGACGTCGCCGAAGCGGTCGCGCTCGCCGACCGGGTGGTGGTGATCAGCGCCGGCAAGATCGCGCTCGATCTGGAGGTGCCGGTGGAAAGGCCGCGGCGGCGCGGTTCCGCCGAGCTCGCCCGCCTCGAAGGCACGATCCTGGACCGGCTGTTCGGCTAG
- a CDS encoding ABC transporter permease subunit — MSFSARLHANAIGWVLPILVIAGWEAASRAGVMPANVLPAPSAVAEAFWRLTLSGELIRNIGVSTARALGGFAIGGSIGFALGLANGLSRLSRGLTDTTLQMIRNIPHLALIPLVILWFGIDEEAKLFLVALGVFFPIYVNTLLGIQGVDPQLVEMGRVYGMDRRALFFRVILPGALPAIFVGLRYALGIMWLTLIVAETISASSGLGYMAMQAREFLLIDVVVLSILIYALLGKLADSLARLLERLSLGWHPAFQNG, encoded by the coding sequence ATGAGCTTTTCCGCGCGCCTCCACGCAAACGCCATCGGCTGGGTGTTGCCGATCCTGGTGATTGCCGGCTGGGAAGCCGCGTCGCGCGCGGGTGTCATGCCGGCCAATGTGCTGCCGGCGCCAAGCGCCGTCGCCGAGGCCTTCTGGCGGCTGACGCTTTCGGGTGAACTGATCCGCAACATCGGTGTTTCCACGGCGCGCGCGCTTGGCGGCTTTGCCATAGGCGGTTCGATCGGCTTCGCGCTCGGCCTCGCCAACGGCCTGTCGCGGCTCAGCCGCGGCCTGACCGACACCACGCTGCAGATGATCCGCAACATTCCGCATCTGGCGCTGATCCCGCTCGTCATCCTGTGGTTCGGCATCGACGAGGAGGCAAAACTGTTCCTGGTGGCGCTTGGCGTGTTCTTTCCGATCTACGTCAACACGCTGCTCGGCATCCAGGGCGTCGACCCGCAGCTGGTCGAGATGGGCCGCGTCTACGGCATGGACCGGCGCGCGCTGTTCTTTCGCGTCATCCTGCCGGGCGCGCTGCCGGCGATCTTCGTCGGCCTGCGCTACGCGCTCGGCATCATGTGGCTGACACTGATCGTCGCCGAAACCATCTCGGCCAGTTCCGGCCTCGGCTACATGGCCATGCAGGCGCGCGAATTCCTGCTGATCGATGTCGTCGTGCTGTCGATCCTGATCTACGCGCTGCTCGGCAAGCTCGCCGACAGCCTCGCCCGCCTGCTCGAGCGGCTGTCGCTCGGCTGGCATCCGGCCTTCCAGAACGGATGA
- the ssuD gene encoding FMNH2-dependent alkanesulfonate monooxygenase encodes MTTPAGTAPLDFFWFIPTHGDGSYLGSEQQQRPPEFGYFKEIAQAVDRLGFPGVLLPTGQNCEDSWITATGLATLTEKLKFLVALRPGVTLPTFAARQTAALDRLSNGRLLLNVVVGGNPTELAGDGVFLPHDERYAQAREFLTIWRGLVSGERVNFDGKYYRVENGRLDLLPLQERPPLYFGGSSDAGQDLAADLVDMYLTWGEPPAQVAEKLASARAKAALRGRKLRFGIRLHFIVRETEDEAWRAADRLISHVTDAQIENAQARFLNQMDSVGQRRMAELHGGRRDKLVVSPNLWAGVGLVRGGAGTALVGTPEQVAARIREYQAIGIDTIIGSGYPHLEEAYRVAELLFPRLGLGTRRQRAHQDIANEFSVGFHGAARLQASS; translated from the coding sequence ATGACCACGCCGGCCGGCACCGCGCCGCTCGATTTCTTCTGGTTCATCCCGACCCATGGCGACGGCTCCTATCTTGGTTCCGAGCAACAGCAGCGGCCGCCGGAGTTCGGGTATTTCAAGGAGATCGCGCAGGCGGTCGACCGGCTCGGCTTTCCCGGCGTGCTGTTGCCGACCGGTCAGAATTGCGAGGATTCCTGGATCACCGCGACAGGACTTGCGACGCTCACCGAGAAACTCAAATTCCTGGTCGCCTTGCGGCCCGGTGTGACGCTGCCGACCTTCGCCGCGCGCCAGACCGCGGCACTCGACCGGCTGAGCAATGGCCGGCTGTTGCTCAATGTGGTGGTCGGCGGCAATCCGACCGAGCTCGCCGGCGACGGCGTCTTCCTCCCGCATGACGAGCGCTACGCCCAGGCGCGGGAATTCCTCACCATCTGGCGCGGCCTGGTATCCGGCGAGCGCGTCAACTTCGACGGCAAATACTACCGCGTCGAGAATGGCCGACTCGACCTCTTGCCGTTGCAGGAACGGCCGCCGCTCTATTTCGGCGGCTCGTCCGACGCCGGCCAGGACCTCGCCGCCGACCTCGTCGACATGTACCTGACCTGGGGCGAACCGCCGGCACAGGTGGCCGAGAAGCTGGCCTCGGCGCGCGCGAAGGCGGCCCTGCGCGGCAGGAAACTGCGTTTCGGCATCCGGCTGCATTTCATCGTGCGCGAAACCGAGGACGAGGCCTGGCGGGCCGCCGACCGGCTGATCAGCCATGTCACCGACGCCCAGATCGAGAATGCGCAGGCGCGCTTCCTCAACCAGATGGATTCGGTCGGCCAGCGCCGCATGGCAGAGCTGCATGGCGGCCGCCGTGACAAGCTGGTCGTCTCGCCCAATCTGTGGGCGGGCGTCGGCCTGGTGCGCGGCGGCGCCGGCACCGCGTTGGTCGGCACGCCCGAGCAGGTCGCCGCGCGCATCCGCGAATACCAGGCGATTGGCATCGATACCATCATCGGCTCCGGTTACCCGCATCTGGAAGAAGCCTACCGCGTCGCCGAGCTGCTGTTCCCACGTCTCGGGCTTGGCACCAGGCGGCAGCGGGCGCACCAGGACATCGCCAATGAATTCTCGGTCGGCTTCCACGGTGCCGCCCGCCTGCAGGCCTCTTCATGA
- a CDS encoding sulfonate ABC transporter substrate-binding protein has translation MFNLTRRAFGIGLVAATVALSFGATAQELKQFSIGYQKTGLPVIARQQQVLEKALGDKGVTVKWVEFTAGPPLVEALNVGAIDAGWTGDAPPIFGQSAGANIVYAAALPSNGDGEAIFVKPASQVQSVADLKGKRVGVGKGTSAHNLLVAALEKAGIPFDQITPVYLSPADAAAAFASDQIDAWAVWDPFFAIAETRYQPRVLARSSDVLKVNTYFLANKDFAKAHPEIVTTTIAALGEAAKWADQNRDKVAEALHEVTGVPLDAQTIAANRTKFGIFPITDEITAGQQATADRFYKLGLIPKAVRISDAVWTAPGN, from the coding sequence ATGTTCAATTTGACGAGGCGCGCTTTCGGCATCGGCCTTGTGGCCGCGACGGTTGCCCTGTCGTTCGGCGCCACGGCGCAGGAGCTGAAGCAGTTCAGCATCGGCTATCAGAAAACCGGCCTGCCGGTGATCGCCCGGCAGCAGCAGGTCCTCGAAAAGGCGCTTGGCGACAAGGGCGTCACCGTCAAGTGGGTCGAATTCACCGCTGGCCCGCCGCTGGTCGAGGCGCTCAATGTCGGCGCCATTGACGCCGGCTGGACCGGCGACGCGCCGCCGATCTTCGGCCAGTCGGCGGGCGCCAACATTGTCTACGCGGCAGCGCTGCCGTCCAATGGCGACGGCGAGGCGATCTTCGTCAAGCCGGCGTCGCAGGTCCAGTCGGTCGCCGATCTCAAGGGCAAGCGCGTCGGCGTCGGCAAGGGCACCAGCGCGCATAACCTGCTGGTCGCCGCGCTGGAAAAGGCAGGTATCCCCTTCGATCAGATCACGCCGGTCTATCTCAGCCCCGCCGATGCGGCCGCCGCCTTCGCCAGCGACCAGATCGATGCCTGGGCGGTCTGGGATCCCTTCTTCGCCATCGCCGAAACGCGTTATCAGCCGCGTGTTCTGGCCCGCTCCAGCGATGTGCTCAAGGTCAACACCTATTTCCTCGCCAACAAGGATTTCGCCAAGGCGCATCCCGAGATCGTCACCACGACGATCGCCGCCCTCGGCGAGGCGGCGAAATGGGCGGACCAGAACCGCGACAAGGTGGCCGAGGCGCTGCATGAGGTGACCGGCGTGCCGCTCGACGCACAGACCATTGCCGCCAACCGCACAAAATTCGGCATCTTTCCGATCACCGACGAGATCACCGCCGGCCAGCAGGCGACAGCCGACCGCTTCTACAAGCTCGGCCTGATCCCGAAGGCGGTCCGCATCTCCGACGCGGTGTGGACCGCGCCGGGCAACTGA
- a CDS encoding ABC transporter permease subunit, protein MTISSYTERPGSRTEEADGLSVPWSRPSPKRKGVSARMISAVTILVVLAAWALSARLQLVSPVFLPSPVAVWNKFIVVIRDGFVDATLLQHVVASLGRVFAALVAAILVGVPVGLAIGISTVGRGIFDPLLEFLRPIPPLAYLPLVIIWFGIGEPSKILVIAIAMLAPVALSTASGVRGVSQERVNAARSLGATKRQVVRHVILPSALPSILTGLRIALGAGWSTLVAAELVAATRGLGFMIQSAAQFLVTDVVIMGILVIAAIAFVLEFTIRRIERALVPWAGRE, encoded by the coding sequence ATGACCATCTCCTCCTACACCGAACGACCCGGCTCGAGGACCGAAGAGGCCGACGGCCTGTCGGTGCCGTGGTCGCGGCCAAGCCCGAAACGCAAGGGCGTTTCGGCCCGCATGATCAGCGCGGTCACCATACTGGTGGTGCTGGCGGCGTGGGCGCTGTCGGCCCGCCTGCAACTGGTGTCGCCGGTGTTCCTGCCCTCACCGGTCGCCGTCTGGAACAAATTCATCGTCGTCATCAGGGATGGCTTCGTCGACGCGACGCTGCTGCAGCATGTCGTCGCCAGCCTCGGCCGCGTGTTTGCGGCACTCGTCGCGGCCATCCTCGTCGGCGTGCCGGTGGGTCTCGCCATCGGCATCAGCACTGTCGGCCGCGGCATCTTCGATCCGCTGCTGGAATTCCTGCGGCCGATCCCGCCGCTCGCCTATTTGCCGCTGGTCATCATCTGGTTCGGCATAGGCGAGCCGTCGAAGATCCTGGTGATCGCCATCGCCATGCTGGCGCCGGTGGCATTGTCAACGGCGTCGGGCGTTCGCGGCGTCTCGCAGGAGCGCGTCAACGCGGCGCGTTCGCTTGGCGCCACAAAGCGCCAGGTGGTCCGCCACGTGATCCTGCCCAGCGCGCTGCCCTCGATCCTGACCGGCCTGCGCATCGCGCTCGGCGCCGGCTGGTCGACGTTGGTCGCCGCCGAACTGGTCGCGGCGACGCGGGGTCTTGGCTTCATGATCCAGTCCGCGGCCCAGTTCCTGGTCACCGACGTGGTGATCATGGGCATTCTGGTGATCGCGGCCATTGCCTTCGTACTCGAATTCACCATCCGCAGGATCGAGCGCGCGCTCGTCCCGTGGGCGGGACGGGAGTGA
- a CDS encoding taurine ABC transporter ATP-binding protein has protein sequence MPHLVLDKISIRYEGQPAPAVERVSIDIGKDDFVVLVGRSGCGKTSLLNVAAGLVAPARGTATINGQPITAPGSDRAVVFQNDALFPWLTARENVAFALRLRGVGPDERARRADELLALVKLTDAGDKRIWELSGGMRQRVGLARALAAEPQFLLLDEPLGALDALTRERMQTTLLDLWTASRAGVLMVTHGIEEALVLATRIVVLAPGPGRVVRTFEPGFSRRYASGEAIRAIKADPAFAAARGELTDAIFEGEAA, from the coding sequence ATGCCGCATCTCGTGCTCGACAAGATCTCGATCCGCTACGAGGGCCAGCCGGCACCCGCCGTCGAACGGGTGTCGATCGACATCGGCAAGGATGATTTCGTCGTCCTTGTCGGCCGCTCCGGCTGCGGCAAGACCTCGCTGCTCAATGTCGCCGCCGGCCTGGTCGCGCCGGCGCGCGGCACGGCCACGATCAACGGCCAGCCGATCACGGCACCTGGTTCGGATCGCGCCGTGGTGTTCCAGAACGACGCGCTGTTTCCCTGGCTGACGGCGCGCGAGAACGTTGCTTTCGCGCTGCGCCTGCGCGGTGTCGGGCCCGACGAGCGGGCGCGCCGCGCCGACGAGCTTCTGGCGCTGGTCAAACTCACCGATGCCGGCGACAAGCGCATCTGGGAGCTGTCCGGCGGCATGCGCCAGCGTGTCGGCCTTGCCCGCGCGCTCGCCGCCGAACCGCAATTCCTGCTGCTCGACGAGCCGCTCGGCGCGCTCGATGCGCTGACGCGCGAGCGCATGCAGACGACGCTGCTCGACCTCTGGACGGCAAGCCGTGCCGGCGTGCTCATGGTCACCCACGGTATCGAGGAGGCGCTGGTGCTCGCCACCCGCATCGTCGTGCTGGCGCCCGGCCCCGGCCGCGTGGTGCGCACCTTCGAACCTGGCTTCTCCAGGCGCTACGCCTCGGGCGAGGCCATCCGCGCGATCAAGGCCGATCCCGCCTTCGCCGCGGCGCGCGGCGAACTGACCGACGCCATCTTCGAGGGAGAGGCGGCATGA
- the tauA gene encoding taurine ABC transporter substrate-binding protein, with product MSTISRRILLLSSAALAGAAFLGPALADDLKITIGYQTVVEPSKVPQADGTYEKATKATIDWRKFDSGADVIAAVASGSVDIGYVGSSPLAAAASRELPIQTIFVVGLIGPSEALVARNGAGIEKVADLAGKKVAVPFVSTTHYSLLAALKHENVDPKSVQILNLRPPEIAAAFARGDIDAAYVWDPALGQIKTTGKVVLDSSQVAAWGAPTFDAWIVRTDFAEKNPEAVRDFVKVTGAAYAEYLAKPDAWSVSSPQAGKIAKLTGAKLEEVPELLKGYVFPTLEEQASDKFLGGGTVKAVAAASAFLKEQGKVDAVLPDYSKYLTSKYVTEALASN from the coding sequence ATGTCCACCATTTCGCGACGCATTCTCCTTCTGTCGTCGGCCGCCCTTGCCGGGGCCGCCTTCCTTGGCCCGGCCCTGGCCGACGACCTGAAGATCACCATCGGCTACCAGACGGTGGTCGAACCCTCCAAAGTGCCGCAGGCCGATGGGACTTATGAAAAGGCCACCAAGGCCACGATCGACTGGCGCAAGTTCGATTCCGGTGCCGATGTCATCGCCGCGGTCGCTTCCGGCTCGGTCGACATCGGCTATGTCGGTTCGAGCCCGCTGGCGGCGGCGGCCAGCCGCGAACTGCCGATCCAGACGATCTTCGTCGTCGGCCTGATCGGGCCGTCCGAGGCGCTTGTCGCCCGCAACGGCGCCGGCATCGAGAAGGTCGCCGACCTCGCCGGCAAGAAGGTCGCCGTGCCCTTCGTCTCGACGACGCATTACAGCCTGCTTGCCGCGCTCAAGCATGAGAATGTCGATCCGAAGTCGGTCCAGATCCTCAATCTCAGGCCGCCGGAAATCGCCGCCGCCTTCGCGCGCGGCGACATCGACGCCGCCTATGTCTGGGATCCGGCACTCGGCCAGATCAAGACGACAGGCAAGGTGGTGCTGGATTCCTCGCAGGTCGCCGCCTGGGGCGCACCGACGTTCGATGCCTGGATCGTGCGCACCGATTTTGCCGAGAAGAACCCGGAAGCGGTGCGCGACTTCGTCAAGGTGACGGGCGCCGCCTATGCCGAGTATCTCGCCAAGCCCGACGCCTGGTCGGTGTCTTCGCCGCAGGCCGGAAAGATCGCCAAGCTCACCGGCGCCAAGCTGGAAGAGGTGCCCGAATTGCTGAAGGGCTACGTCTTCCCGACGCTCGAGGAGCAGGCCTCCGACAAGTTCCTCGGCGGCGGCACGGTCAAGGCGGTCGCGGCGGCCTCCGCCTTCCTCAAGGAACAGGGCAAGGTCGACGCCGTGCTGCCGGACTATTCGAAATACCTGACATCGAAATACGTCACCGAGGCGCTGGCCTCGAACTGA
- a CDS encoding RrF2 family transcriptional regulator, with product MLTKKGKYGLKALVHLARMPAGQLAFVNDIATGNNIPKKFLDAILGELRNAGFVQSRKGKDGGYRLARPADEIKVGHVVRVLDGPLAPIPCASRTQYQRCEDCNEATCQVRHLMLEVRQAIAEVLDQRSLAEMRDIGLDELPAAREIHNLPIAVKVQA from the coding sequence ATGCTCACCAAAAAAGGCAAGTACGGCCTCAAGGCGCTTGTACACCTCGCGCGGATGCCGGCCGGGCAGCTCGCTTTCGTCAACGACATCGCGACCGGCAACAACATCCCGAAGAAGTTTCTTGACGCCATCCTGGGCGAGCTGCGCAATGCCGGTTTCGTCCAGAGCCGCAAGGGCAAGGATGGCGGTTACCGTCTGGCTCGGCCCGCCGACGAGATCAAGGTCGGCCACGTCGTGCGCGTCCTTGACGGGCCGCTGGCCCCAATTCCCTGCGCCAGCCGCACACAATATCAGCGCTGCGAAGACTGCAACGAGGCGACATGCCAAGTCCGACATCTGATGCTGGAGGTCCGGCAGGCGATCGCCGAGGTGCTCGACCAGCGCAGCCTCGCCGAAATGCGCGATATCGGCCTCGACGAGCTTCCAGCCGCGAGGGAGATCCACAATCTTCCGATCGCGGTGAAGGTCCAGGCCTGA
- a CDS encoding FAD/NAD(P)-binding protein produces the protein MSGRANSIIIVGGGASGVVLAAHLLKSPNPDLRVTLVEKRPHFGQGIAYSTLLSAHVLNVSAAGMSAYADDPGNFWRWLQARGLVSQEQTPQTPFYAPRSIYARYLGELLDELEAREQPTGRLRLIHEESLSITPTPSGVEVALANGTSVVAHLAILATGHDEQPAQGHAIRMGSEADTALDPHSPVMVLGTGLSMVDAFLALEQRGHTGKIIAVSRRGLLPSPHRKGNPIKLDVADIPLGTQLSYFVGWFRDLIRENQKAGIDWRDVVDGLRPFNQKIWQNWPASAKRRFVEHTKAWWDIHRHRMAPEVYAKVTEAVQSGRIRLVAGRVVGIVPGETFTVDVQSRHSQLVETFEVARIYDCSGIVRDISTSSNSVVRSLVDRGLARPDPMRIGLDVSPNCEIIASDGTVSRKILAVGPLTRGTFFEIDAIPDIRVQCARLSKQLLG, from the coding sequence ATGAGCGGGCGCGCCAATTCGATCATCATTGTCGGCGGCGGCGCCTCGGGCGTCGTGCTTGCCGCGCATCTCCTGAAATCGCCCAATCCGGATCTGCGTGTCACGCTGGTCGAAAAGCGCCCGCATTTCGGCCAGGGCATCGCCTATTCGACGCTGCTGTCGGCGCATGTGCTGAATGTCAGCGCCGCCGGCATGAGCGCCTATGCCGACGACCCCGGCAATTTCTGGCGCTGGCTGCAGGCGCGCGGCCTTGTGAGCCAGGAGCAGACGCCACAGACACCATTCTACGCACCGCGCAGCATCTATGCCCGCTATCTCGGCGAGCTGCTCGACGAACTCGAAGCGCGCGAACAGCCGACCGGGCGGCTGCGCCTGATCCACGAGGAGAGCCTGTCGATCACGCCGACCCCGTCCGGCGTCGAGGTGGCGCTCGCCAATGGCACCAGCGTCGTCGCCCATCTGGCCATACTCGCCACCGGCCATGACGAACAGCCGGCGCAAGGCCATGCGATCCGCATGGGCTCGGAAGCCGATACAGCGCTCGATCCGCACAGCCCCGTGATGGTGCTGGGCACCGGCCTCAGCATGGTGGACGCGTTCCTGGCGCTGGAACAGCGCGGCCACACCGGCAAGATCATCGCGGTTTCCCGGCGCGGCCTGCTGCCGTCGCCGCATCGCAAGGGCAATCCGATCAAGCTCGACGTCGCCGACATCCCGCTCGGCACCCAGCTTTCCTATTTCGTCGGCTGGTTCCGCGACCTGATCCGCGAGAACCAGAAGGCCGGCATCGACTGGCGCGACGTGGTCGACGGCCTGCGCCCCTTCAACCAGAAGATCTGGCAGAACTGGCCGGCTTCCGCCAAGCGCCGCTTCGTCGAGCACACCAAGGCCTGGTGGGACATCCACCGCCATCGCATGGCGCCGGAAGTCTACGCCAAGGTGACCGAGGCCGTGCAATCCGGCCGCATCCGGCTTGTCGCCGGCCGCGTCGTCGGCATCGTGCCGGGGGAGACTTTCACCGTCGACGTCCAGTCGCGCCACAGCCAGCTTGTCGAGACTTTCGAGGTTGCTCGTATCTATGATTGCTCGGGCATCGTGCGTGACATTTCGACCTCGTCGAACAGCGTGGTGCGCTCGCTGGTCGACCGCGGGCTCGCGCGGCCGGACCCGATGCGCATCGGCCTCGACGTGTCGCCCAATTGCGAGATCATCGCCAGCGACGGCACGGTCTCGCGAAAGATCCTCGCCGTCGGCCCGCTGACGCGCGGCACCTTCTTCGAGATCGACGCCATCCCGGATATTCGCGTGCAGTGTGCAAGGCTGAGCAAGCAGTTGCTGGGGTGA